A single Pseudomonas sp. DC1.2 DNA region contains:
- a CDS encoding nucleoside-specific channel-forming protein Tsx, producing MHRTSSRATCSRTFAVSMLLASVTGLLSCNVLAQSSTVDESAQGETLSPDISPVKKGAYLSDWFNQDLTVIGSKDISFGPRPADDVYLEYEYFGRKGPFELYGYVDIPKIFDIGNSHDKGAWDHGSPVFMEHEPRISIDYLTGRSLAIGPFKEWYVAFDWIYDHGSSTANRANTLYSGLGTDIDTHSRVNLSANFYGRYQWENYGASNEYSWDGYRAQLKYIVPISRFSNGASLTYIGFTNFDFGSDLHKENPARTANATVATNVLLYSFTHVRFTLVGRYFHNGGNWEDGSELNFGDGDFRARSNGWGYYAGIGYQF from the coding sequence ATGCATCGCACGTCCAGCCGCGCGACTTGCTCGCGCACTTTTGCTGTTTCCATGTTGTTGGCCAGCGTTACGGGACTACTCAGCTGCAACGTTTTGGCGCAGTCCTCCACCGTCGATGAATCAGCACAGGGCGAAACCCTGAGTCCCGACATCAGCCCGGTGAAAAAAGGCGCGTACCTGTCCGACTGGTTCAACCAGGACCTGACCGTCATTGGCAGCAAGGACATCAGCTTCGGCCCGCGTCCGGCCGACGATGTGTACCTGGAGTACGAGTATTTCGGCCGCAAAGGACCGTTCGAGCTGTATGGCTACGTCGATATTCCGAAGATTTTCGACATTGGCAACAGCCATGACAAAGGCGCATGGGACCATGGCTCGCCGGTGTTTATGGAACACGAACCACGCATTTCCATCGACTACCTGACCGGCCGCAGCCTGGCCATCGGGCCGTTCAAGGAATGGTACGTCGCCTTCGACTGGATCTACGACCACGGCAGCAGCACCGCCAACCGCGCCAATACGCTCTACAGCGGCTTGGGCACCGACATCGACACCCACTCGCGGGTCAACCTGTCAGCCAACTTCTACGGGCGTTATCAGTGGGAAAACTACGGCGCCAGTAACGAGTATTCGTGGGATGGCTATCGCGCGCAGCTCAAATACATAGTGCCCATCAGCCGCTTCAGCAACGGTGCGTCGCTGACCTATATCGGCTTCACCAACTTCGATTTTGGCTCGGACCTGCATAAGGAAAACCCGGCCCGGACTGCCAACGCCACCGTTGCCACCAACGTATTGTTGTACTCGTTCACGCACGTGCGTTTCACCCTGGTCGGTCGTTACTTCCACAACGGCGGCAACTGGGAGGATGGCAGCGAGTTGAACTTCGGTGATGGCGACTTCCGAGCCCGCTCAAACGGCTGGGGTTACTACGCCGGGATCGGCTATCAGTTCTAA
- the mnmH gene encoding tRNA 2-selenouridine(34) synthase MnmH has translation MSMDFTDYRDIFLNDRPMMDARAPIEFVKGSFPGVVNLPLMSDNEREQIGTCYKQHGQQAAIALGQRLVSGEVKDRRIQAWVEFARANPEGYLYCFRGGLRSQIVQQWIKEEAGIDYPRIGGGYKSMRTFLLETVDQAVEQCDFVLLGGMTGTGKTEVLAQLSNGLDLEGHANHRGSSFGKRATGQPTNIDFENRLAVDVLKKRATGIEQFVLEDESRMVGSCALPLPLYQGMQGFAMVWLEDSVEGRVERILQDYVINLHAEFVALHGDQGFELYAERLISSLNNIYRRLGGERHQRMFLQMEDALAEQARTGSVELFRDWIEVLLGEYYDPMYAFQREKKGHRIEFSGEQGAVLEYLRERPNRLG, from the coding sequence ATGTCTATGGACTTCACCGATTACCGCGACATTTTTCTCAATGACCGGCCGATGATGGATGCCCGTGCGCCAATCGAGTTCGTCAAGGGCTCGTTTCCGGGGGTGGTTAACCTGCCGCTGATGAGCGACAACGAGCGCGAACAAATTGGCACCTGTTACAAGCAACATGGCCAGCAGGCCGCGATTGCACTGGGGCAACGACTGGTCTCGGGTGAGGTCAAGGACCGACGTATCCAGGCGTGGGTCGAGTTCGCTCGGGCCAATCCCGAGGGTTACTTGTATTGTTTTCGCGGCGGCTTGCGTTCGCAGATCGTTCAGCAGTGGATCAAAGAAGAGGCCGGCATCGACTATCCACGCATTGGTGGTGGTTACAAGTCCATGCGTACTTTTCTGCTGGAAACCGTCGATCAGGCCGTTGAACAGTGCGACTTCGTGCTGTTGGGTGGCATGACAGGCACCGGTAAGACTGAGGTGCTGGCGCAACTGAGCAATGGCCTGGACCTTGAAGGTCACGCCAATCATCGCGGCTCCAGTTTCGGCAAACGGGCGACAGGCCAACCGACCAACATTGATTTCGAGAACCGTCTGGCGGTGGATGTGCTGAAAAAGCGCGCCACGGGTATCGAGCAGTTTGTGCTCGAAGACGAAAGTCGCATGGTCGGCAGTTGTGCCTTGCCGTTGCCGCTGTACCAAGGCATGCAAGGGTTTGCCATGGTTTGGCTGGAGGATAGCGTCGAAGGGCGGGTGGAACGGATTCTTCAGGATTACGTGATCAACCTGCATGCCGAGTTTGTAGCGCTGCACGGTGATCAGGGATTTGAGCTCTATGCCGAGCGGCTGATCTCAAGCTTGAACAATATCTATCGCCGCCTCGGTGGTGAGCGTCACCAGCGTATGTTTCTACAAATGGAAGACGCATTGGCCGAGCAGGCGCGCACCGGATCGGTCGAGCTGTTTCGCGACTGGATTGAGGTGCTGCTAGGTGAGTATTACGACCCGATGTATGCCTTTCAACGCGAGAAAAAAGGCCACCGGATCGAGTTTTCCGGCGAGCAGGGCGCTGTTCTCGAGTATTTGCGAGAGCGCCCTAATCGGCTCGGGTGA
- the selD gene encoding selenide, water dikinase SelD has protein sequence MSEPIRLTQYSHGAGCGCKISPQVLEVILAGSGAQNLDPKLWVGNASRDDAAVYAIDEERGVVSTTDFFMPIVDDPFDFGRIAATNAISDIYAMGGDPLMAIAILGWPVNVLAPEIAREVIRGGRSVCDEAGIPLAGGHSIDAPEPIFGLAVTGLVQKRHMKRNDTATVGCLLYLTKPLGIGILTTAEKKGKLRHADIGLARDWMCTLNKPGSRFGKLDGVTAMTDVTGFGLLGHLVEMADGSHVTARIEYARVPLLPGVEYYLDQGCVPGGTLRNFDSYASKLGRLQELHKRVLCDPQTSGGLLIAVTPEGNEQFLAVAAELGLTLEPIGELVERQTNAVEVF, from the coding sequence ATGAGCGAGCCGATTCGTCTGACCCAGTACAGCCACGGCGCAGGATGCGGCTGCAAGATATCCCCTCAGGTGCTGGAGGTTATTCTGGCCGGCAGCGGCGCGCAGAACCTGGACCCGAAATTGTGGGTCGGCAATGCCTCGCGCGATGACGCGGCGGTGTATGCCATCGACGAAGAGCGCGGGGTGGTTTCGACCACTGACTTCTTCATGCCGATCGTCGATGACCCGTTCGACTTCGGCCGTATTGCTGCCACTAATGCCATTAGCGATATCTACGCCATGGGCGGCGATCCGCTGATGGCGATTGCGATCCTGGGCTGGCCGGTTAATGTGCTGGCGCCGGAAATTGCTCGTGAAGTGATTCGCGGTGGGCGTTCGGTGTGCGATGAGGCCGGTATCCCGCTGGCGGGCGGCCATTCCATCGATGCGCCGGAGCCTATTTTTGGTCTGGCCGTGACCGGTCTGGTGCAAAAGCGCCATATGAAGCGCAACGATACCGCCACCGTGGGGTGCCTTCTGTACCTCACCAAGCCGCTGGGCATCGGCATCCTCACCACCGCCGAGAAGAAGGGCAAGCTACGTCACGCCGACATCGGCCTGGCCCGCGACTGGATGTGTACCCTGAACAAACCCGGCAGCCGTTTCGGCAAACTCGACGGTGTCACGGCGATGACGGACGTCACGGGTTTCGGCCTGCTCGGCCACCTGGTGGAAATGGCCGACGGCAGTCATGTGACCGCACGCATCGAGTACGCCCGCGTGCCGCTGCTGCCCGGCGTTGAGTATTACTTGGACCAGGGCTGTGTGCCGGGCGGGACATTGCGTAACTTCGACAGCTACGCCAGCAAACTCGGACGCTTGCAAGAGTTGCACAAACGCGTGCTGTGCGATCCGCAAACCAGCGGTGGTCTGCTGATTGCAGTCACGCCTGAGGGCAACGAACAGTTCCTGGCGGTCGCCGCCGAACTGGGCCTGACGCTTGAGCCTATTGGTGAACTGGTTGAGCGACAGACCAACGCGGTAGAGGTGTTCTGA